The nucleotide window TGAAGGAACTCGTGCTCAAAGGACAGCGCTTCGAGACGCGCAGCAGCGTAATGCTGCCCCGGAACGGGACGGTTTTCAATTTTCAGCGCATCAGCGGCCCCAAAGGGGGAAATTTCCTCATTGCCCTGGATGACAGCGGCTATCTGGTGGTGACCGACGCGAACGGGGAAGAGATCTGGAAAAGCGCAGACAAGTTCGGCGGGTCTGAAACGCACTTCAAGGACAGAAAGTATTCGGCTCCCCGGGCAAGCCGGGACCTCGACCGCTGGGTTTTTCTGGAGCAGCGTTTGACGCTTCTGCCTGACGGTACGTTGATGGTGCCGCGCAATGACGGGACCCTGAGCATCGGCAACAACCGCAATTTCAACCGGCATGCCATGTTCGCCTTCCGCTGGAACGGAGCCGTGCTGCGCGAGGTATGGCATACCGCCGAAACCCCTGGATACTTGGCCGATTATGCCTACGACGCCTCCTCAAAAGAGCTTGTTGCACTGGAGGTGGTCAAGAAAGAGGGACTCTTCAGTAAAGGGAGAACGGTGGTCACCACCAACAGGATCGAGTAGCGCGGCGGCAGGTTGCCTCGAACGTTTGCGTTCGATACATGCAGGTTGACGGGAAAGCTTCAATTTGCTAGAAACAAATCTTTTTTGTGCAAATAAAAATCTGGAGGAGATGAGTATGATTCGAAAGTCGCTTCTGCTGGTCGCTGCAGCCGGTCTCGCACTGTGCCTTTCCGTTGCCGGAGCCTTTGCCGCAGACGGTTCCTGGGACAAGGTCAAGAAGGATGGCAAACTGGTCATCGGCCTCGATGACGCTTTTCCCCCGATGGGTTACCGCCAGGCTGACGGCAAGCTGGTCGGCTTCGACGTGGATGCTGCCGAAGAGGTGGGCAAGCGACTGGGCATCAAGATCGAGTGGCAGCCGACCGCCTGGGACGGTGTGATCCACTCCCTGAACGCCAAGAAGTTCGACTGCATCTGGAATGGCATGACCATCACCGACGAGCGCGCCAAGCAGGTGGCCTTCACCAAGCCGTACATCATGGACGGCCAGATCGCCATCGTCAACTTCAAGGAAAAGCGCTTCAAGGGGCTTAACGACCTGAAGAACTACAAGGCCGGCACCCAGAAGGGTTCCTCGGGTGTCGAGGCGGTCAAGAAATTGGCCACCGCTCCGAGCGAGCTGAAAGAGTACGAAGACTATCCCAAAGCACTGCTTGACCTGGAAGCCGGCCGCATCGACGTTGTGGTTGTGGACAATGTAACCGGCCGCGACATGATCGCCAAGCGCCCCGGCAAATTCAAGATCCTGCCCGGCATGATCAGCAAGGAGCCCTTCGGCATCGCCTTCCGCAAGGATGACGCCGACCTGCGCGGCAAGGTACAGCAGACCCTGGACAAGATGGTCAAGGATGGCACCATGGCCAAGATCTCCCGCAAGTGGTTCGCTGAAGATATCACCAACCCCAAGAAATTCTAGTTAGTGAAGGTTTCGATGAAATATCTGTTCAGCAGGGCCGCACTGGCCCTGCTTTTTTTATGGATGCTGACCGGCGCTTGTTTCGGTGCGGTCGATTACGACCGGCTCTTCCGCCAGTCCAGCGACATGATGGCCCAAGGTGACCTGGAAGGTGCCCTGAGTCTGCTGGCACAGGTGCCTTCCCCGTCGCCCGGTGAAGATGCCAGCGCCTTCGTTTCCAGCCGCATGCAGGCCGCCCGGATACACGCCTCCCAGAACGAAAACGAGAAGGCTCTGGCCGCCTGCCGGGAAGTGCTGAAGCTGTTCCCCGACAACAGCGAGGCCCGCAATTTCAACGCAGCCCTGGAAAAACAGCTCAAGCCCCGTTGGCACACCGTCCTGTCCGATGTCATGCGCTTTCTGCCCGCCCTGCTCAAGGGGGCCGGCATGACTCTGCTGCTGGTGCTCTGCACCATGCTGGTTTCGCCGCTGGGTGGGCTGTTGATCGCCCTGGGGCGCATCAGCACCATTCGGCCCCTCTCTGTCCTCTGCTGGTTCGTGATCTGGTTCTTCCGCGGCACGCCGCTGCTGCTGCAGTTGTTCTTCATCTACTATGGCCTGCCGGCCTTCGGCATCACGCTGGCGCCGCTGACGGCGGCGGTTATCGGACTGGGACTCAACTACTCCGCCTATCTGGGCGAGATCATCCGCGGCGCGATCCAGAGCATCGACCACGGCCAGATGGAAGCGGCCAAGGCCATCGGCATGAGTTACCGCCAGGCCATGCGGCGGGTCATCATCCCCCAGACCTACAAGCGGCTGATGCCCCCCATCGGTAACGAATTCATCGCCCTGATCAAGGACACCGCACTGGTTTCGACCATTGCCATGGTGGAGCTGATGCGCTCGGCGGACCAATTGTTCAATACCTACTTCAACATTACGGCCCTGGCCCTGGCAGCGGTGATCTACCTGCTGTTGACCAGTGTCTTTACCTTTGTTTTTGAAAAGATCGAATACAGGGCTGGCATCTATGAACACCGCTAGAGATCCGCTGATCAGGCTGCAGGGAATCACCAAACGCTTCAAGAGCCTGACCGCCGTCAACAACGTTGACCTGGAGGTCTATCCCGGGGAAAAACTGGTCATCATCGGTCCCTCCGGATCGGGCAAGTCAACCCTGCTGCGCTCCATCAACCTGCTGGAGGAAATCGACGAGGGTAGCATCCGCTTCGAAGGGCGCGAGGTCGGTTATGTTTCCCGCCACGGCCGCCGGCACCTGGACCGTCCCCAGGCGATCTGCGCCCTGCGGGCCGAGATCGGGATGGTCTTCCAGCACTTCCACCTCTTTCCCCACATGACCGTTTTGGGCAATGTCATGGAAGGACCGCTGACCGTGCAGAAAAAAACGG belongs to Geobacter sp. SVR and includes:
- a CDS encoding amino acid ABC transporter substrate-binding protein; the protein is MIRKSLLLVAAAGLALCLSVAGAFAADGSWDKVKKDGKLVIGLDDAFPPMGYRQADGKLVGFDVDAAEEVGKRLGIKIEWQPTAWDGVIHSLNAKKFDCIWNGMTITDERAKQVAFTKPYIMDGQIAIVNFKEKRFKGLNDLKNYKAGTQKGSSGVEAVKKLATAPSELKEYEDYPKALLDLEAGRIDVVVVDNVTGRDMIAKRPGKFKILPGMISKEPFGIAFRKDDADLRGKVQQTLDKMVKDGTMAKISRKWFAEDITNPKKF
- a CDS encoding amino acid ABC transporter permease (The N-terminal region of this protein, as described by TIGR01726, is a three transmembrane segment that identifies a subfamily of ABC transporter permease subunits, which specificities that include histidine, arginine, glutamine, glutamate, L-cystine (sic), the opines (in Agrobacterium) octopine and nopaline, etc.), translating into MKYLFSRAALALLFLWMLTGACFGAVDYDRLFRQSSDMMAQGDLEGALSLLAQVPSPSPGEDASAFVSSRMQAARIHASQNENEKALAACREVLKLFPDNSEARNFNAALEKQLKPRWHTVLSDVMRFLPALLKGAGMTLLLVLCTMLVSPLGGLLIALGRISTIRPLSVLCWFVIWFFRGTPLLLQLFFIYYGLPAFGITLAPLTAAVIGLGLNYSAYLGEIIRGAIQSIDHGQMEAAKAIGMSYRQAMRRVIIPQTYKRLMPPIGNEFIALIKDTALVSTIAMVELMRSADQLFNTYFNITALALAAVIYLLLTSVFTFVFEKIEYRAGIYEHR